The Acanthochromis polyacanthus isolate Apoly-LR-REF ecotype Palm Island chromosome 17, KAUST_Apoly_ChrSc, whole genome shotgun sequence genome has a window encoding:
- the LOC110947013 gene encoding lysophosphatidic acid receptor 6-like codes for MQNNSCDKSDDFKYPLYSTVFSLVFVVGLFFNMVAAYIFGCTLKLRNETTTYMMNLIVSDSLFVLSLPFRIAYFVKRDWVFGSELCKISVALFYTNMYGSILFLTCISVDRFLAIVYPFRSQKIRSKRNAKLACVAVWVMVLSGSIPTGFLLDTTSPNNTNSSQNYCFENYSKKQWKSELSKVVVFIETVGFILPLMVNVFCSISVLRTLRKPQTISRGGNLNKTKILRMVLVHVLIFCFCFIPYNVNLIFYAMVRSNVLKGCYAEYVVRTIYPIALCLAVTNCCFDPVIYYFTSETIQSSIKRKATILHNGAKFFERLQTDSTQSSSNTTPKSMTLRSIRTNESTV; via the coding sequence ATGCAGAACAACAGCTGTGACAAGAGTGATGACTTCAAATACCCTCTCTACAGCACCGTCTTCAGCCTGGTGTTTGTAGTTGgacttttcttcaacatggTGGCTGCATACATTTTCGGCTGTACACTGAAGCTGCGCAACGAGACCACGACATACATGATGAACCTTATTGTTTCAGACTCTTTGTTTGTCCTCAGCCTGCCTTTTCGGATTGCGTACTTTGTCAAACGCGACTGGGTGTTTGGAAGTGAGCTCTGCAAGATCTCTGTGGCCCTGTTCTACACCAACATGTACGGCAGCATCTTATTCCTCACATGCATCAGCGTCGACCGTTTTCTGGCCATTGTGTACCCGTTTCGGTCTCAGAAAATACGCAGCAAACGGAACGCCAAACTGGCCTGCGTTGCGGTGTGGGTGATGGTTCTTTCTGGGAGTATACCCACAGGGTTCCTTTTGGACACCACTTCACCAAACAATACAAACTCCTCACAGAATTATTGCTTTGAAAACTACTCGAAAAAACAGTGGAAGTCTGAGCTGTCCAAGGTGGTGGTGTTTATCGAGACCGTGGGCTTCATCCTCCCACTGATGGTGAATGTCTTCTGCTCTATCTCTGTGCTACGGACCCTCAGGAAGCCTCAAACCATCAGCCGCGGAGGGAACCTCAACAAGACGAAGATCTTGAGGATGGTCCTTGTGCACGTGCTCATCTTCTGCTTCTGCTTCATTCCCTACAATGTTAATCTGATATTCTACGCCATGGTCCGCTCCAACGTGCTCAAGGGCTGCTATGCAGAATATGTGGTCAGAACAATCTATCCCATTGCTCTGTGCCTAGCAGTGACCAACTGCTGCTTTGATCCAGTCATCTACTACTTCACTTCAGAGACAATTCAGAGCTCCATCAAACGAAAGGCCACAATATTGCACAACGGGGCCAAGTTTTTCGAAAGACTACAGACGGATAGCACGCAAAGCAGCTCAAATACAACACCCAAAAGCATGACCCTGAGGAGTATAAGAACCAACGAGTCCACAGTCTAA